A portion of the Staphylococcus felis genome contains these proteins:
- a CDS encoding glycine C-acetyltransferase: MVQKLHDFLDENINDLKENGLYNEIDTIEGANGPEIKINGKTYINLSSNNYLGLATNEDLKAAAKSAIDSHGVGAGAVRTINGTLDVHDELEKTLAEFKGTEAAIAYQSGFNCNMAAISAVMNKNDAILSDELNHASIIDGCRLSKAKIIRVNHSDMDDLRQKAKEAVESGQYNKVMYITDGVFSMDGDVAKLPEIVEICEEYGIMVYVDDAHGSGVMGKGAGTVKHFGLQDKVDFQIGTLSKAIGVVGGYVAGTQKLIDWLKVQSRPFLFSTSLAPGDTKAITEAVKKLMASTELHDQLWDNAKYLKEGLNRLGFNTGESETPITPVIIGDEKKTQAFSKRLMDEGVYVKSIVFPTVPRGTGRVRNMPTAAHTKEMLDEALAVYERIGKELDVI, translated from the coding sequence GTGGTACAGAAGTTACATGATTTTCTTGATGAAAATATTAATGACTTAAAAGAAAATGGGCTATACAACGAAATCGATACAATTGAAGGTGCAAATGGCCCAGAAATCAAAATTAATGGTAAAACATACATCAATTTATCTTCAAATAACTACTTAGGATTGGCAACAAATGAAGATTTAAAAGCAGCTGCTAAAAGTGCAATTGATTCACACGGTGTAGGAGCTGGTGCTGTTCGCACAATCAATGGAACATTAGATGTGCATGACGAACTTGAAAAAACACTTGCAGAGTTTAAAGGTACAGAAGCAGCTATTGCTTATCAGTCAGGTTTTAATTGTAACATGGCAGCCATTTCAGCAGTTATGAATAAAAATGATGCGATTCTGTCAGATGAATTAAATCACGCGTCAATTATTGATGGCTGTCGTTTATCAAAAGCTAAAATTATTCGTGTTAATCATTCAGACATGGATGATTTGCGTCAAAAAGCAAAAGAAGCAGTTGAATCAGGACAATACAACAAAGTCATGTATATTACAGACGGTGTATTTAGTATGGATGGTGATGTTGCCAAATTACCAGAAATTGTAGAAATTTGTGAAGAATACGGTATTATGGTTTATGTTGATGATGCACACGGCTCAGGAGTGATGGGGAAAGGTGCAGGTACAGTGAAGCACTTCGGTTTACAAGATAAAGTAGACTTCCAAATTGGAACATTATCAAAAGCGATTGGTGTCGTTGGTGGTTATGTTGCAGGAACTCAAAAATTAATCGATTGGTTAAAAGTGCAATCACGTCCATTTCTTTTCTCGACGTCACTTGCACCTGGAGATACTAAAGCGATTACAGAGGCAGTGAAAAAGTTAATGGCGTCAACAGAATTGCACGATCAATTATGGGATAATGCTAAATACCTTAAAGAAGGGTTAAATCGTTTAGGCTTTAATACAGGTGAGTCTGAAACACCTATCACACCAGTCATTATCGGTGATGAAAAGAAAACGCAAGCATTTAGTAAACGTTTAATGGATGAAGGGGTCTATGTTAAATCTATCGTATTCCCAACAGTACCTCGTGGCACAGGGCGTGTACGTAATATGCCAACTGCTGCACATACTAAAGAAATGTTAGATGAAGCTTTAGCCGTTTATGAGCGCATTGGTAAAGAATTAGACGTTATTTAA
- a CDS encoding amidohydrolase → MTDWFQKAYEKEPFMIQTRRYLHQYPELSFQEHHTHQFIVQHLEKLNFEMNDQVGENGIIARIKGQEDGPTIAFRADFDALPIEDLKAVPYKSKIPGVMHACGHDGHTAILLAVAELLHEHQAQLKGDVVLIFQYGEELMPGGAQQMIADNALVGVDRIYGNHLWSGYPTGTIHTRSGPMMAQPDEFNITIHGKGGHGAKPHETIDPIVILAEFILSTQKIVSRTLDPVKQAVISFGKIEAGEADNVIPDFAFCRGTVRTFEPEVQEHVHYKMDKLLQGLALANDITYEFDYVKGYLPVYNHEKPVEHIQNAANALNFRFNKADLMMVGEDFSFYLKARPGAFFLTGCGNHEKNSDWPHHSPYFDIDESAMKYAVSTFMKILESENVLV, encoded by the coding sequence TTGACTGATTGGTTTCAAAAAGCCTACGAAAAAGAACCGTTTATGATTCAAACACGTCGTTACTTGCATCAATACCCCGAATTGTCATTCCAAGAACATCACACGCATCAATTCATTGTACAACACCTTGAAAAACTCAACTTTGAAATGAACGATCAAGTGGGTGAAAATGGGATAATTGCTAGAATAAAAGGTCAAGAAGATGGGCCTACTATTGCATTTCGAGCAGATTTTGACGCACTGCCAATTGAAGATTTAAAAGCAGTGCCTTATAAGTCAAAGATTCCAGGTGTGATGCATGCGTGCGGACATGACGGGCATACTGCTATTTTACTCGCAGTCGCAGAGCTACTTCACGAACACCAAGCACAATTAAAAGGAGATGTCGTTTTAATATTTCAATATGGCGAAGAGCTGATGCCTGGTGGCGCACAACAAATGATTGCAGATAATGCTCTTGTCGGTGTTGACCGAATATATGGCAATCATTTATGGAGTGGCTACCCTACAGGAACCATTCATACCCGTTCTGGCCCTATGATGGCACAACCTGATGAATTTAATATTACTATTCATGGTAAAGGTGGACACGGTGCTAAACCTCACGAAACAATTGATCCCATCGTCATTTTAGCCGAATTCATATTGAGCACACAAAAAATTGTTTCACGTACATTGGATCCAGTCAAACAAGCTGTGATTTCATTCGGGAAAATTGAAGCGGGTGAAGCTGACAACGTCATTCCTGATTTTGCTTTTTGTAGAGGAACCGTACGCACTTTTGAGCCTGAAGTCCAAGAGCATGTTCATTATAAAATGGATAAACTTTTACAAGGTTTGGCACTTGCTAATGACATAACATATGAATTCGATTATGTAAAAGGCTATCTCCCGGTCTACAATCATGAAAAACCTGTTGAGCATATTCAAAATGCAGCAAATGCTCTAAACTTTAGGTTCAATAAAGCGGACTTAATGATGGTAGGTGAAGATTTCTCTTTTTATCTCAAAGCACGTCCAGGGGCTTTCTTTCTGACTGGATGTGGTAATCATGAGAAAAACAGTGATTGGCCACATCATAGTCCATATTTTGATATTGATGAGTCCGCGATGAAATATGCCGTAAGCACTTTTATGAAAATACTCGAATCTGAAAATGTCTTAGTATAA
- the fusA gene encoding elongation factor G, with translation MGRDFSLKNTRNIGIMAHIDAGKTTTTERILYYTGRIHKIGETHEGASQMDWMEQEQDRGITITSAATTAAWNDHRVNIIDTPGHVDFTVEVERSLRVLDGAVTVLDAQSGVEPQTETVWRQATTYGVPRIVFVNKMDKMGANFEYSVSTLHDRLNANAAPIQLPIGAEDEFEAIIDLVTMKCFKYNNDLGTEIEEIEIPEDHRERAEEARETLIEAVAETNEELMEKIFSEEEITVDELKDAIRKATTDVEFYPVLCGTAFKNKGVQLMLDAVIDYLPSPLDVKPIVGHRADDPEQEVIAKADDDAEFAALAFKVMTDPYVGKLTFFRVYSGTLTSGSYVKNSTKGKRERVGRILQMHANSREEISTVYSGDIAAAVGLKETGTGDTLCGEKNDIILESMEFPEPVIHLSVEPKSKADQDKMTQALVKLQEEDPTFKAHTDEETGQVIIGGMGELHLDIIVDRMKKEFNVEANVGAPMVSYRETFKQGASVQGKFSRQSGGRGQYGDVHIEFTPNETGAGFEFENAIVGGVVPREYIPSVEQGLKDAMENGVLAGYPLIDVKAKLFDGSYHDVDSSEMAFKIAASLALKEAAKKCDPVILEPMMKVTIEMPEEYMGDIMGDVTARRGRVDGMEPRGNAQVVNAFVPLSEMFGYATSLRSNTQGRGTYTMYFDHYAEVPKSISEEIIKKNKGE, from the coding sequence ATGGGAAGAGACTTTTCTTTGAAAAACACGCGTAATATCGGTATCATGGCGCACATTGATGCTGGTAAAACGACTACTACTGAACGTATTCTTTATTACACTGGACGTATCCACAAAATTGGTGAAACACATGAAGGTGCTTCACAAATGGACTGGATGGAACAAGAGCAAGACCGTGGTATTACAATCACATCAGCTGCAACTACAGCTGCATGGAATGACCACCGTGTAAACATCATCGACACACCTGGACACGTAGACTTCACTGTTGAAGTTGAGCGTTCATTACGTGTACTTGATGGTGCTGTAACAGTACTTGATGCACAATCAGGTGTAGAACCTCAAACTGAAACAGTTTGGCGTCAAGCAACAACTTACGGTGTACCACGTATCGTATTTGTCAACAAAATGGACAAAATGGGTGCAAACTTTGAATATTCAGTTAGCACTTTACACGATCGTTTAAATGCAAATGCTGCTCCTATCCAATTACCAATCGGTGCTGAAGATGAATTCGAAGCAATCATTGACTTAGTTACAATGAAATGTTTTAAATATAACAATGACTTAGGAACAGAAATTGAAGAAATTGAAATTCCTGAAGATCATCGTGAGCGTGCAGAAGAAGCACGTGAAACATTAATTGAAGCTGTTGCTGAAACAAACGAAGAATTAATGGAAAAAATCTTCAGTGAAGAAGAAATCACTGTTGATGAACTTAAAGATGCGATTCGTAAAGCAACAACTGATGTTGAATTCTACCCTGTATTATGTGGTACAGCATTCAAAAACAAAGGTGTTCAATTAATGTTAGACGCAGTAATCGACTACTTACCATCTCCATTAGATGTTAAGCCAATCGTTGGTCACCGCGCTGATGACCCTGAACAAGAAGTTATCGCTAAAGCAGATGACGATGCAGAATTTGCTGCATTGGCATTTAAAGTTATGACTGACCCTTATGTTGGTAAGTTAACATTCTTCCGTGTGTACTCAGGTACATTAACTTCAGGTTCTTACGTTAAGAACTCAACTAAAGGTAAACGTGAACGTGTAGGTCGTATCCTACAAATGCACGCGAACTCACGTGAAGAAATCAGCACAGTATACTCAGGGGATATTGCTGCTGCAGTAGGTCTTAAAGAGACTGGTACAGGTGATACGCTTTGCGGAGAGAAAAATGACATCATCCTTGAGTCAATGGAATTCCCAGAGCCAGTTATTCACTTATCAGTTGAACCAAAATCTAAAGCTGACCAAGATAAAATGACTCAAGCGCTTGTTAAACTTCAAGAAGAAGACCCAACATTTAAAGCGCATACTGACGAAGAAACTGGTCAAGTTATCATTGGTGGTATGGGTGAGCTTCACCTTGACATCATTGTTGACCGTATGAAAAAAGAATTCAACGTTGAAGCTAACGTAGGTGCACCAATGGTATCTTACCGTGAAACATTCAAACAAGGTGCATCTGTTCAAGGTAAATTCTCTCGTCAATCTGGTGGTCGTGGTCAATACGGTGACGTTCATATCGAATTCACACCTAACGAAACAGGTGCAGGTTTCGAATTCGAAAACGCTATCGTTGGTGGTGTAGTTCCACGTGAATACATTCCATCAGTTGAACAAGGTCTTAAAGATGCAATGGAAAACGGTGTATTAGCAGGTTATCCGTTAATCGATGTTAAAGCTAAATTATTTGATGGTTCATACCACGATGTCGACTCATCTGAAATGGCCTTCAAAATTGCTGCATCATTAGCACTTAAAGAAGCCGCTAAAAAATGTGATCCAGTCATCTTAGAACCAATGATGAAAGTTACAATCGAAATGCCTGAAGAATACATGGGTGACATCATGGGTGACGTTACTGCTCGTCGTGGACGTGTAGATGGTATGGAACCTCGTGGTAACGCGCAAGTGGTTAACGCTTTTGTACCACTTTCAGAAATGTTCGGTTATGCAACTTCATTACGTTCAAACACTCAAGGTCGCGGTACGTACACAATGTACTTTGATCATTACGCAGAAGTTCCTAAATCAATTTCTGAAGAGATCATTAAAAAGAACAAAGGTGAGTAA
- the rpsG gene encoding 30S ribosomal protein S7, with protein MPRKGSVPKRDVLPDPIHNSKLVTKLINKIMLDGKRGTAQRILYSAFDLVQERSGRDALEVFEEAINNIMPVLEVKARRVGGSNYQVPVEVRPERRTTLGLRWLVNYARLRGEKTMEERLANEILDAANNVGGAVKKREDTHKMAEANKAFAHYRW; from the coding sequence ATGCCTCGTAAAGGATCAGTACCTAAAAGAGATGTGTTACCAGATCCAATTCACAACTCTAAGTTAGTCACAAAATTAATCAATAAGATTATGTTAGATGGTAAACGTGGAACAGCTCAACGTATTCTTTATTCTGCATTCGACTTAGTGCAAGAACGCTCAGGTCGTGACGCATTAGAAGTATTTGAAGAAGCAATCAACAACATTATGCCAGTACTTGAAGTTAAAGCTCGTCGTGTAGGGGGTTCTAACTACCAAGTACCTGTAGAAGTTCGTCCAGAGCGTCGTACTACTTTAGGTTTACGTTGGTTAGTGAACTATGCGCGTCTTCGTGGTGAAAAAACTATGGAAGAGCGTTTAGCTAACGAAATCTTAGACGCAGCAAACAACGTTGGTGGCGCAGTTAAAAAACGTGAAGACACTCACAAAATGGCTGAAGCTAACAAAGCATTCGCTCATTATCGTTGGTAA
- the tuf gene encoding elongation factor Tu: MAKEKFDRSLEHANIGTIGHVDHGKTTLTAAIATVLAKNGDTVAQSYDMIDNAPEEKERGITINTSHIEYQTDKRHYAHVDCPGHADYVKNMITGAAQMDGGILVVSAADGPMPQTREHILLSRNVGVPALVVFLNKVDMVDDEELLELVEMEVRDLLSEYDFPGDDVPVIAGSALKALEGDAEYEAKILELMEAVDTYIPTPERDSDKPFMMPVEDVFSITGRGTVATGRVERGQIKVGEEVEIIGLTEQSSKTTVTGVEMFRKLLDYAEAGDNIGALLRGVAREDINRGQVLAAPGSITPHTKFKAEVYVLSKDEGGRHTPFFSNYRPQFYFRTTDVTGVVNLPEGTEMVMPGDNVEMEVELISPIAIEDGTRFSIREGGRTVGSGVVTEIHE, from the coding sequence ATGGCTAAAGAAAAATTCGATCGTTCATTAGAACATGCCAATATCGGAACTATCGGTCACGTTGACCATGGTAAAACAACATTAACAGCTGCTATCGCAACTGTATTAGCGAAAAATGGTGACACTGTAGCACAATCATACGACATGATTGACAACGCTCCAGAAGAAAAAGAACGTGGTATCACAATCAATACATCACATATTGAGTACCAAACTGACAAACGTCACTATGCTCACGTTGACTGCCCAGGTCACGCTGACTACGTTAAAAACATGATCACTGGTGCTGCTCAAATGGACGGTGGTATCTTAGTAGTATCTGCTGCTGACGGTCCAATGCCACAAACTCGTGAACACATCCTTTTATCACGTAACGTTGGTGTACCAGCATTAGTTGTATTCTTAAACAAAGTTGACATGGTTGACGATGAAGAATTATTAGAATTAGTTGAAATGGAAGTTCGTGACTTATTATCTGAATACGACTTCCCAGGTGATGACGTACCTGTAATCGCTGGTTCAGCATTAAAAGCTTTAGAAGGCGACGCTGAATACGAAGCTAAAATCTTAGAATTAATGGAAGCTGTAGACACTTACATTCCAACTCCAGAACGTGATTCTGACAAGCCATTCATGATGCCAGTTGAGGACGTATTCTCAATCACTGGTCGTGGTACTGTTGCAACAGGCCGTGTTGAACGTGGTCAAATCAAAGTTGGTGAAGAAGTTGAAATCATCGGTTTAACTGAACAATCTTCTAAAACAACTGTTACTGGTGTAGAAATGTTCCGTAAGTTATTAGACTACGCTGAAGCTGGTGACAACATCGGTGCATTATTACGTGGTGTTGCTCGTGAAGACATCAACCGTGGACAAGTTTTAGCTGCTCCTGGTTCAATCACACCACACACAAAATTTAAAGCAGAAGTTTACGTATTATCAAAAGACGAAGGTGGACGTCACACGCCATTCTTCTCTAACTACCGCCCACAATTCTATTTCCGTACTACTGACGTAACTGGTGTAGTTAACTTACCAGAAGGTACAGAAATGGTTATGCCTGGCGATAACGTTGAAATGGAAGTTGAATTAATTTCTCCAATCGCTATCGAAGACGGTACACGTTTCTCAATCCGTGAAGGTGGACGTACTGTAGGATCAGGCGTTGTTACTGAAATCCACGAATAA
- a CDS encoding ribosomal L7Ae/L30e/S12e/Gadd45 family protein: MSNEKVARLNKQAYVVGLKETLKALKQQRVSQLIIAKNVDIHLLARVLSFANQNKIPIEFFSSQHALGECFGINVKATVVALLK; this comes from the coding sequence ATGTCTAATGAAAAAGTCGCACGCTTAAACAAACAAGCTTACGTTGTTGGCTTAAAGGAAACTTTAAAAGCATTAAAGCAACAACGTGTCAGTCAATTGATTATTGCAAAAAATGTCGATATTCATTTACTGGCGCGCGTGTTAAGCTTTGCCAATCAAAACAAGATACCTATTGAGTTCTTTTCAAGTCAACATGCGCTTGGAGAATGTTTTGGTATAAATGTAAAGGCAACCGTTGTTGCTTTGTTAAAATGA
- the rpsL gene encoding 30S ribosomal protein S12 codes for MPTINQLVRKPRRSKTKKSDSPALNRGFNSQKKQFTQLNSPQKRGVCTRVGTMTPKKPNSALRKYARVRLSNNIEINAYIPGIGHNLQEHSVVLVRGGRVKDLPGVRYHIVRGALDTSGVEGRMQGRSLYGTKKPKK; via the coding sequence ATGCCTACTATTAATCAATTAGTACGTAAACCAAGAAGAAGTAAAACTAAAAAATCTGACTCACCAGCTTTAAACAGAGGTTTTAACAGTCAGAAAAAACAATTTACTCAATTAAATTCACCACAAAAACGTGGCGTATGTACTCGTGTTGGTACAATGACACCAAAGAAACCGAACTCAGCATTACGTAAATATGCACGTGTTCGTTTATCTAACAACATCGAAATCAACGCATACATTCCTGGTATCGGCCATAACTTACAAGAGCACAGTGTTGTACTTGTACGTGGCGGACGTGTAAAAGACTTACCTGGTGTACGTTACCATATCGTACGTGGTGCATTAGATACTTCAGGTGTTGAAGGACGTATGCAAGGCCGTTCATTATACGGTACTAAAAAACCTAAGAAATAA
- the rpoC gene encoding DNA-directed RNA polymerase subunit beta', translating into MIDVNKFHYMKIGLASPEKIRSWSYGEVKKPETINYRTLKPEKDGLFCERIFGPTKDWECSCGKYKRVRYKGMICDRCGVEVTKSKVRRERMGHIELAAPVSHIWYFKGIPSRMGLLLDMSPRALEEVIYFASYVVVDPGPTGLEKKTLLSEAEFREYYDKFPGQFTAKMGAEGIKDLLNEINLDEELKFLREELESATGQRLTRAIKRLEVVESFRNSGNNPAWMILDVLPIIPPEIRPMVQLDGGRFATSDLNDLYRRVINRNNRLKRLLDLGAPGIIVQNEKRMLQEAVDALIDNGRRGRPVTGPGNRPLKSLSHMLKGKQGRFRQNLLGKRVDYSGRSVIAVGPSLKMYQCGLPKEMALELFKPFVMKELVQREIATNIKNAKSKIERTEDEVWDVLEDVIIEHPVLLNRAPTLHRLGIQAFEPTLVEGRAIRLHPLVTTAYNADFDGDQMAVHVPLSKEAQAEARMLMLAAQNILNPKDGKPVVTPSQDMVLGNYYLTLERKDAVNTGMIFNDTNEVLKAYANGHVHLHTRIGVHAASFNNPTFTEEQKRKLLMTSVGKIIFNEIIPDSFAYINEPTAENLEHSTPDKYFVDPSELGEGGLAEYFENLELVKPFNKGFLGKIIAEVFNRFSITDTSMMLDLMKDLGFKYSSKAGITVGVADIVVLPDKQEILDESEKRVESVQKQFNRGLLTEEERYNAVIEIWTNAKDRIQEKLMKSLDKTNPIFMMSDSGARGNASNFTQLAGMRGLMAAPSGKIIELPITSSFREGLTVLEYFISTHGARKGLADTALKTADSGYLTRRLVDVAQDVIVREEDCGTDRGLLVSDIKEGTEMIEPFIERIEGRYSKETVRHPETDKVIIRPDELITPDIAKEITDAGIEEMYIRSAFTCNTRHGVCEKCYGKNLATGEKVEVGEAVGTIAAQSIGEPGTQLTMRTFHTGGVAGSDITQGLPRIQEIFEARNPKGQAVITEIEGVIDNITVGKDRQQEIVVKGANETLSYMAPGASRLKVEIGQSVERGEALTEGSIEPKNYLSVAGLTATETYLLKEVQKVYRMQGVEIDDKHVEVMVRQMLRKVRIIEAGDTKLLPGSLVDIHNFTDANREAFKERKRPATAKPVLLGITKASLETESFLSAASFQETTRVLTDAAIKGKRDDLLGLKENVIIGKLIPAGTGMKRYSGVELEEEKKTEELEQVIVD; encoded by the coding sequence TTGATTGATGTAAATAAATTCCATTACATGAAAATAGGACTCGCTTCACCTGAAAAAATCCGTTCTTGGTCATATGGTGAGGTAAAAAAACCTGAAACAATTAACTATAGAACTTTGAAACCTGAAAAAGACGGTCTATTCTGTGAGAGAATTTTTGGGCCGACTAAAGACTGGGAATGTAGTTGTGGTAAGTACAAACGTGTACGTTATAAAGGTATGATTTGTGACCGCTGTGGTGTGGAGGTTACAAAATCTAAAGTACGTCGTGAGAGAATGGGGCACATTGAACTTGCTGCACCTGTATCTCATATTTGGTATTTTAAAGGAATCCCAAGTCGTATGGGATTGCTTTTAGATATGTCACCACGTGCATTAGAGGAAGTCATTTATTTTGCATCTTACGTTGTTGTTGATCCAGGCCCAACTGGGTTAGAAAAGAAAACATTACTATCAGAAGCTGAATTCCGTGAGTACTACGATAAATTCCCTGGTCAATTCACTGCCAAAATGGGTGCAGAAGGAATTAAAGACTTACTAAATGAAATTAATTTAGATGAAGAGCTTAAATTTTTACGTGAAGAACTTGAATCTGCAACAGGACAACGTTTAACACGTGCCATTAAGCGTTTAGAAGTTGTAGAATCATTCCGTAATTCAGGGAACAATCCTGCGTGGATGATTTTGGATGTACTTCCAATTATCCCACCTGAAATCCGTCCAATGGTTCAACTTGATGGAGGTCGTTTTGCGACAAGTGACTTAAACGATTTATACCGCCGTGTGATTAACCGTAACAATCGTTTGAAACGTTTACTTGATTTAGGTGCGCCTGGCATCATCGTTCAAAACGAAAAGCGTATGCTACAAGAGGCGGTAGATGCTCTGATTGATAACGGTCGTCGTGGTCGTCCGGTAACTGGACCAGGTAACCGTCCATTAAAATCGTTATCACACATGTTAAAAGGGAAGCAAGGTCGTTTCCGTCAAAACTTATTAGGTAAGCGTGTTGACTATTCTGGTCGTTCTGTTATCGCAGTAGGTCCAAGCCTGAAAATGTACCAATGTGGTTTGCCTAAAGAAATGGCATTAGAGCTATTCAAACCATTTGTAATGAAAGAATTAGTGCAACGTGAAATTGCAACGAATATCAAAAATGCTAAAAGTAAAATCGAACGTACGGAAGATGAAGTATGGGACGTTTTAGAAGACGTGATTATTGAACACCCAGTATTACTTAACCGTGCGCCAACATTACACAGACTTGGTATCCAAGCCTTTGAACCAACATTAGTAGAAGGCCGTGCAATCCGTTTACATCCACTTGTAACAACAGCTTATAACGCCGACTTTGATGGTGACCAAATGGCTGTTCACGTACCATTGTCAAAAGAAGCACAAGCTGAAGCGCGTATGTTAATGCTTGCTGCACAAAATATCTTGAACCCTAAAGATGGTAAGCCAGTTGTAACACCATCACAAGACATGGTATTAGGTAACTATTATTTAACATTAGAGCGTAAAGACGCTGTCAATACAGGTATGATTTTCAATGATACGAACGAAGTGTTAAAAGCCTATGCAAATGGTCATGTACACTTACACACTCGTATCGGTGTACATGCTGCATCATTCAACAACCCAACATTTACAGAAGAACAAAAGCGCAAACTTTTAATGACTTCTGTAGGTAAGATTATATTCAATGAAATCATTCCGGATTCGTTTGCTTATATTAACGAACCAACGGCTGAAAACTTAGAACATAGTACGCCAGATAAGTACTTTGTTGATCCTTCAGAACTAGGTGAAGGTGGTCTAGCTGAGTACTTCGAAAACCTTGAATTAGTTAAGCCATTTAATAAAGGGTTCTTAGGAAAAATTATCGCTGAAGTATTTAACCGATTCAGTATCACTGATACGTCAATGATGCTTGACTTAATGAAAGACTTAGGATTCAAGTATTCATCTAAAGCAGGTATTACAGTAGGTGTTGCAGACATCGTTGTATTACCAGACAAACAAGAAATTTTAGATGAATCAGAAAAGCGCGTTGAAAGTGTTCAAAAGCAATTTAACCGTGGTCTTTTAACAGAAGAAGAACGATACAATGCTGTTATTGAAATTTGGACAAATGCAAAAGATAGAATTCAAGAGAAACTGATGAAATCCCTTGATAAAACAAACCCTATCTTTATGATGAGTGACTCTGGTGCCCGTGGTAACGCATCTAACTTTACGCAACTTGCAGGTATGCGTGGTTTAATGGCGGCACCATCAGGTAAAATTATCGAACTTCCAATCACATCGTCATTCCGTGAAGGTTTAACAGTATTAGAGTACTTCATCTCAACACACGGTGCGCGTAAAGGTCTTGCCGATACAGCTCTTAAAACAGCGGACTCAGGTTACCTTACTCGACGTCTTGTTGATGTGGCACAAGATGTTATTGTCCGCGAAGAAGATTGTGGTACAGATCGCGGATTACTTGTATCTGATATTAAAGAAGGTACAGAAATGATCGAACCATTTATCGAGCGTATTGAAGGACGTTATTCAAAAGAAACAGTTCGTCACCCAGAAACTGATAAAGTGATTATTCGTCCTGATGAACTTATTACACCAGATATCGCAAAAGAGATTACAGATGCAGGTATTGAAGAAATGTACATTCGATCTGCCTTCACATGTAACACACGTCATGGTGTATGTGAAAAATGTTACGGTAAAAACTTAGCAACTGGTGAAAAAGTTGAAGTGGGTGAGGCAGTTGGTACTATTGCTGCTCAATCTATCGGTGAGCCAGGTACACAATTAACAATGCGTACATTCCATACTGGTGGGGTAGCCGGTAGCGATATCACGCAAGGTTTACCGCGTATTCAAGAGATTTTTGAAGCACGTAATCCTAAAGGACAAGCTGTTATTACTGAAATCGAAGGTGTTATCGATAACATTACAGTTGGTAAAGACAGACAACAAGAGATTGTTGTTAAAGGTGCTAACGAAACACTGTCTTATATGGCTCCGGGTGCTTCACGTCTTAAAGTTGAAATTGGTCAATCTGTAGAGCGCGGTGAAGCATTAACAGAAGGGTCAATTGAACCTAAAAATTACTTATCAGTCGCTGGTTTAACAGCAACTGAAACGTACTTATTAAAAGAGGTTCAAAAAGTTTACCGTATGCAAGGGGTAGAAATTGACGACAAACACGTTGAAGTCATGGTACGTCAAATGTTACGTAAAGTTCGTATTATCGAAGCTGGCGATACAAAATTATTACCAGGTTCTCTTGTTGATATTCACAACTTTACAGATGCAAACCGCGAAGCATTTAAAGAGCGTAAACGCCCTGCAACAGCAAAACCAGTATTATTAGGTATTACAAAAGCGTCTCTTGAGACAGAAAGTTTCTTATCAGCAGCGTCATTCCAAGAAACAACGCGTGTACTTACAGATGCAGCTATCAAAGGTAAGCGTGATGATTTACTTGGACTTAAAGAAAACGTTATTATCGGTAAGCTAATTCCAGCTGGTACAGGTATGAAACGTTACAGTGGCGTAGAATTAGAAGAAGAGAAAAAAACTGAAGAACTTGAACAAGTCATTGTAGATTAA